One Catharus ustulatus isolate bCatUst1 chromosome 16, bCatUst1.pri.v2, whole genome shotgun sequence genomic window, ATTATAAATCTTTCCATACCTCTGATAAAATCATGAATCATACAGCTGAGGCTTAGATCAGTCTTAATATTATTCCACACTCTGTCACCTTGTCTTCTCTCACCATTACAATTTTGTTGAGAGCCTTTTTCTTAGACATCAAGAAGAAATCATTATTTAAGATTGTTTGGGATAGTGCCTGAATGTGTGTAttgtgtgtgtgctggcacTGAGGCAGGATTATTCTCCTTTGTGGATGGGGAGTGGCAGGATAATCATGCTGATGCAATGCTAGAAAGTTCTACTCACCATGACACAGACTATCAACATTACAGAGACAATAATTATTTGCACTTTTGTAGTATCTTTCATCCCTAACTATTACTGTGCTCTGTAACTGACAGCTCATTAACGAAgccacagaggagcagagaaggcCCAGTATACACTTTGTACAGGGAAACAACCAGAACACCTGGCAGTGAATCATAGGTGTGCTCCCCTTCTCACAGATGACACCTCCTGCTGACAGCAGTTCTGTGCAGATGCCTCCAGGACACAGCATGTACAATTTGAGGTCAAAAGGAACCTTCTGTCCTTAACAATAGTGGGAAAACTGGTTTAGGGTGAAAAGCTGTAACTGGAATTCACAATCACTGGAAACCAGGCCTTGGAGTGAAGTGCAAAAGCCAATTTTACATGAAGCAAAGGTGTGAAGTGTCAGATGGTGGAATAAGGTTTTCAGCATATTGCACTCTTCTCTCTTTAgataatttctattaaaatcaGAAGCAAGAAACCCCTAAACCTCACACAAAACAGAGAGACTTGCCGTACTGGAGATAACAGGGTTTCCAGACGCTTTTTCATCTTAAAATGGCTGACATAATTGTCTTTAAGAATTGTAATTAAGGCTTGACCCTAATTTGAGTTGGTGGTAAAAGTCAGGTATTTAATGATTAGGTACATACTAACTGGTAGAAAGAAGTCAATGTCAGGCAGCAGTGGGCATCCAAAATTCCCTCCTGGACTCTAGTTCCACCTGTGGTGTTATCCACCTTTCTGGTCTGTCACTCTCTGAGCCTCTCTGCCCCCCTGTTTTTAAATCAAGACAGTAGTACTTATTCCAGCTATTTGGACAGTAGCTACCACTTAAAGGTTCTCACCTAAAATTGTAGCCTGAGATTCCAAGTCTTTTGCTTAATGATGTTTGAATTCTTTAGTTGATATATCTTTGTCAAGCTAATGGGCCACAGATTTTTAATTGGGGAAAGTGACACTATTGCTGTGGAGGAAATTCAGAGTATCTTCACAGAACTTGGGGAGGTACCACGACATAAAATGAATGTTAGAAAATATTCTAATCCACAAGTAATGGATAGATATTCCAGGCAAACAGTTTTGGCATGATTAGCTTCCTGAGTGTTGAAAAAACCCTGTACTTGCATGTGATATGTACACTGTTCAAATATAGCAGTCAGTCTGCTCTAGAGGAACCAAAGCCAGCAATAAAAAAGGAACCACAACTTTTAAATGTCAGCATTTGCTGCATCAGAAAGAACAGATTACAGgagcatgaaaataaaatgttagtATGTAAATCTTTACATTAATAATAAAGCattgtaaaataaatgcatCCCATTCATGTGATTCTAGCAGAGATGATGTCTCTGGTAGATgtataaaacagaaacaagtcCTGTATTTTCTTTAGGTAGCTTCTGATAAATCTCTCTTCTGTCAGGAATTTCAGTTACAAAAACCACATAAGGCTTTGCATTCACTGATGTCTACCCTCAGGTTTAGCAGGCAGTAACAGACAGTGCTTCAACTGTTGCTGAAGGCCATGGGACTATACAACAGTAACCCCTGTATGTGAGTGTGAGCTTTTTGGAATAGAGGAATCATTATACATTTATAAACAAGGACCTGAGACTTCTCCCTGTGTCTTTTATCGTTGTAAGTCCCTCAGCAGAAATATGGGAATAAGCCTTTTATAGGCATCACATCATGCCCTGAGGTGAGGCACTgctgaaacacacacacatgtaagCTGCAAGTGCCCCTCAACTTCCACCTCCCTTGACATCAAGCATTTCACAGAAATGAACattaaaatatcccaaaaaaggATATAAAGGTTTAACCATGATATAAGCCCATTTGGTATTACTAGTTTTGCTGCCTTCCATTGTCCATTCATTTTTCATGTGAATAAAACTGAAAGCTACAAGCTGTGGTATGGTCCCTGGTTTCCTTAGAAAgatttagtggtttttttttgctccagACAAGCTTATGGACTTCAGCAGAGCTAGAACCTAAAAAAGGACCAAACCTTCTGTGTCGGTTTGTCTGAGAACAGATGGAATGGGAAGAAGCCTACTTCCCCCTGTCATGCTGCACAGCTGTGACTCACATCCCAACTGAACAGCTTCTCTTGGAGTGGAAAGCAAGACAAAAACCAGACAGCTTCAAATAATGCACTAGATCAAAGCCAGAAATTAAAATCAGGGGTTCATCATATAGCATGGTCAACATTTGAAACATAAATGCACATTTATTATAGAAATAAGACAATTGTCAAAAAGTGATGATGTATTCTGGAATCTACTACTCACTGGGATAATTTGTGGATATCATGAAGAACTTCTAAGAGTAATagatacaataaataaataaaaatttgcttattttaacATAAATAGAATATATGAATTGTACTGAAACCTACAacgttttttccccccagtgaTTTTTTACTGATAAGCTGCTAAGTTATAAATTTGGCAAAGAGGAGAACTTCTCAAAATAagatatttgattttttccccacttcctaaatataaaaattacaaaattgttGTTTGTAAAACACTCCAGGCTAACAGTGACATATATCAAATACGTTCTTTCTGTTTTACCAAGAGATGCAGCTGGGTATTTTTGGGTagttctgctttctgctggcaCTTGGGTATTTTGAATTAATGTGAGATCCAGCCtttaaacaaacattaaaaatgccTGTGTTGTGCCTTTCAAATGCCGCTGTTTCTGTGTGCAACACTGTTATaaccctgcagctggagcaggagctgtccctgctggcagtgcctccCGTGTATGTGCCCGGAGCTTGCACATGTCCTGCTGTGCAAATGCAGTGCCTTGTGCTGGCCATCTTCTAAGAGGTTTTGGAGAGGGAGGAATCTCAGCTCGATGTCATCACAAACTCAGGGCTTTTGTCACCAGGGACAATAAATTGTCTGAGGGGTGCCTGGGATTCTGGAGTGTCCTGGCAGGtcactgctggggaaggaaggcATGGTGGCAGCAGACAGCTGATGACAAGTTCCCTTTCACTCCTAAAAATCCCACTCACAAGAAGGAGTTTGTTGGaactattttgctttttttgtttgttgttttttttttaaacggAGCTCTCATTCTATTCAATCTAAAATATTTGACTTTTCCAAGTGTCTGTTTGGACTTGATCTTTTGCAATCACTTAATGTAATTTTGGCTACTTAGCAGTGGCACCAAAAAGAAAGAACTGTAAGCATAAATAACCCTGAACTCTGTCCCATTTGCACACTCACTGTCACAGTTTATCTGTGTCATTATTAGTTCTTGGAGAAAGGCCTGGAGACCTGATCTCAAGAACAAGGATTGTTCTGTAGCATGCTACAGAGccaagaaaaggaattttttcatAAACCTATGAGGAACTACTACATATTATGGATATTATGGATATACATTGAGAAAGCTTAAGGAGACGTGTTGACTCacaacattttttctttgaatagaGGAATATCTGAATACCTGAGAAGAAATTTTAGgtaaagtgaaataaaacatgaacagtttagaaaagataaagatgtTCTCTGCTgcaacagaaaaacacaagTCAGAAGTTGAGAAGCAAAAGTGAGATGATGGCATTAAAGTGATGGGAAATGATCTCTACAGGCATCAGCTGCAAATTGCATGTCAATAGTTCTGGACTTCTGCATATTAAAGCAATCAGTGTTTTAGCTAAATTGAAAATGATTTTACCACCATGACAGAGCTGAAATCATAAGAGGAAGTGTGGGATACCTTTGAGGTTTAGTTTCACTGTCCAAATAATTAGCTAATTTCCAAATCTTCATGTGACAAAATCTGGTAAATCTCTTCAATTTGTATTCAATTGCATTATCTGCTAATTTCTTTGTTGGAAAGCTAGAGTGTTTCATCAATCTCACAATTTAATGAAATCATTAGATCCAAATAAATACTGATGCTAACTTGTTATTATGACCTAATTTAGTAATTATATTGCCCATTTTAGTGTAGAAAGTAATTTACTCTTAATCAAGATTTAAAAATTGATACTGTGTCACATCTGTTGCAACGTGCAACATAAGCCAGAACAAATGAGAATGGCAGACATCTGCTGGTAAACATAAAGTTAATCAGCTTCCTGATTTAACCTTTGTGTATCCTACATGGTTTTCCAATTAATAATGGGAAACTGCTTCTGGAATTATTCTTTCTCTATACATCAGCTTGATTCTGTGTcaataaaatagtattttacaAGAAGTTTAGATCAAtgtattgatttttctgtttaatttcagtTATTGAAAGCTGATTGAATGGAAACTGGAAAGAACagttctagggaaaaaaaatggggccATGTCCAAAAATTGTATCGGTCAACTGTTTATCTCTTTGGACATTTTTGCCTACTTGAAAAGTGTCATGATGGTAATTTATCTCAAAGACCTTCCtagaaaatgtttgcaaaatgtttttaagatCTTGTGTGTACCTGAACAGcgtattttaaattcattacGTAACTCAAGTATTGGCTtgaaaggcaaagcaaagcatttCCTTGTGACGTAGCTGGCTCAGTGAACaacaaaattacaataaaacgCACCCAAACCCAGAAACCATTATCGACATTTCACACTGGAAGAGAGAGGGATTAGATGCTAGAAAATTCCCACgtgtgagggaggtgaggccctggcacagggtgcccagagcagctgtggcagtgtccaaggccaggcttggagcaccctgggacagtcGAAGGTGTCCCCGCCCATGCCAGGGAGCGGAACTGGGTGGCCTGAAAtgttcttccaacccaaaccattctgtgattctacagcATCCATGCCCTGTGCAGGTGTCACTGAGCAGGCTGGGGAGCACGCCTGGGTCATGCCCTCAGAAAATGGGCTGAATCACCCATGGTAACCCAGGGTTGGGTAAAGCTGGGTATCAGCAGAAGGCTCTTCCCCAAGAAGGTGGGGCTGGAAcagactccccagggaagtgtcacagcaccaaacctgacgagagttcaagaagtgtcaGCACAACGCTCTCAGGCACGTAGCGGGACACTGGGGAGCGCCCTGTGCAGGCCAGGAGCTGGCTCGATGCTCACTGCGGTAACCCCGCGAGCTCCCAGCACGGCACCCACAGCCGAGGGCCGGGCCGCGGGCGGGGCGGTGGCGCGTGAGGGCGGCCCGGGAGGGCGGGGCCGGGACGGGCCCAGCGCCAACGGCCCCGCGCGCCGCGCCCGCCTCCCGCGCGTGCGCAGCGAGCACAGCCgcgcgctgccgctgccgcagcccggcccggcccggccggcgCACGCGCGGTGCTGACGCCCGGCCGCGCGCCCCGCCCGGCGGGCACGCGCAgcgcggggaggcggcggcggcgcccgggcgcggcgcggccgcgggaGCAGGGGCGGGTTTATGGCGGCGGCTCTGTCCGCGCTCGCTGCCAGGCTCTCCCAGTCGGCCGCGGCCAGGTCCTACGGCGTGTTCTGCAAGGGGCTCACCAGGACCCTCCTCATCTTCTTCGACCTGGCCTGGAAGCTCCGCATCAACTTCCCCTACCTCTACATCGTCGCCTCCATGATGCTCAACGTGCGGCTGCAGGtgggcgggggcggcggggctggggcgggcTCGTGTCCCGGTGTCaccggccgggcccggggcggTTCGCAGCCGCTACCCGGGATAACGGCGGAGCGCCCCCGATCGAGGGGCTGTCCCTGGCGGGGGcgggggctgtgccctgccctgtgccacagTGTCCCTTGGGTTGTGCACGGATGCAGCCCCGGAGCCTTGCCCTTGCCTGGCCGGCTGCGATGCCCCGCTGTGCTGCTCGCTCTGCGTGTCACTGCAAACGTGCCGCTTTCCTGTTCCTTCTCCCAAGCCGTAGTTAAATGCTGAGAATAAATTGTGAATATGTGCACTTTGATAGCACGATCCTGACACCTTGTAAAgagtgaagaaaataatttccttcatcagtttatttgggttttttgaaatCAAGAACAGTTGCAGCACGGAAAATGCAGGCAGTTTTAAATACCAATGTTATTGCATGAAAAAGATGGTTCAGATTTAATTTGTATCTCTCCTGTTTTGAGCCTGTTTCTACAAAACGTGGAACTGTCTAACACAGCTTTGACCTGTTGTGGGGGTTGAAGTTTCATTGTTTTtgtgatgaaattaaaaatttacttttaactGGCAACAGAAGCAGGCTGTGCACTGTCACTACAAACATCTGCTCTAGCCAAGAATTGGACACTTTCTCCTTGTAAACATAGCTGTAATCAAAGTTTTGACATCTGGCCAGTAGCCAAGGGTTGAAAAACAAGTCTGGTGGGAGTTTGTAAAAGATAATTTGAAATGGGAAGGGATCAAAATGTGGCGTCtcctatttttgtttttgggatttGCCCTACACTTCTGGAGCTTGAAAATGAGCCAGATGGCCAGGAGTTGTACACGTAGCCTAGTAACCTTGGTAGCTGAAAAAGCCTTGTCTTTGCTCATTATCAGTGTTGGTACAGAATGGTTCTCCTGGAACACCACCAGCTTGTCCTTTGTGCTCCAGCTGATACCCGCTAactgtgctggggcagccagTCTGACCAGTTCCCTCCGGGAAGTTGTTTGTCCTACATTCTTGATTTCCAGTGCTGTGTGTCTGATTTCAGCCTGCACTTCTGTTTACAGAGGATTACTTTAATATTACCCTTTCATGTTAAGCCTCTAATCAGTCCCAGCCTGTGTTTCTATTGGTTGAGGGAAATGCTGCTCTTACACAGCAGATCTCTCTGGCTGCTTGCTTGCTGACTCATTTTCATGCCTGTCACCAAAAGAGAACTTGTAGTAGATTAAACTGAAACTACAGAAGGGCAGCTGGTACTTGGGCATGCTTCCTACCCCTCTGGATGTACTCAAGCAGCCTGTAGGGAGACTTGTCTGTTGGGACAACTGTTACTTTCTATAGCTGGGTTATTTTTCATGtgaaagatttttaatttttgattcaATACACTGGGAACCAGGAAGCTGGGGTATCAGTGTAGTAActtcctgcattctttctctttAGGTCCACATTGAGATCCATTGACATGTGACTTGgtgtgctgcttctgctgtaTGCTGCAACTAGAGTCAGTCATACTTCAGCCTGTTGTGAAGCAGCAAAGCTGTGCTCGTGTGCTCTAGGACTATGAAGAAAGAAGATTTTACCCAGAAACAAGTATGTGACAATGGCCCAGATCATCACAAGCCAGCAGCTCATCTGACACACGTGCATTCCATGTTGGACAGTTCTCAAAATCATAGTAGCAGTTTACAAGAATTATATAACACCAGGAATTGTTCTCTCTGTAATACTATACCTCTGTCTTCTGTTGGCAAGGAAATGCCTCTGAGTTTCAGTGAATCAGCAGGGATGAACTCAagtgcagctgctccttggaAGGATTCATttcatctgcatttttcttctgggaaaGACAGTCTCGATAGGGTTTCTCACTGCATCGGTGGCATTTCAGTAACAGGCTGGCTGGAAGAAGCTCATAACATCTCTGGAGACTTCAGCTCATGCTGCCCAGGAGACAACTTTGTATGTTTTGCACAATTCTGTCTGGGAAATTTGCGGTATAATAAAAACCTGTGGCTTCTGGAATTAGAAATAAGCAGTAGCAAAGAGAATGAATTgcagtttgtattttttaaagcactggAGCTTGGTGGACTCCCTGATGCCTGTTCTAATCCAGTTGCCTTTCTGAACAACTCTGCTATGGGACTCTCAAACAACCAGAaaccatgtttttttctttgttgcttAAATGTTGTATCTTCAGAGCAAACACCTGGATATGAGCAAATGCTTTTGAATATACAATATGTGACTAATTATTTTCACATCACACAGCTAGTAATCTCTGTGCTAGCTTTTGCACTAGCAGATCTCTGGTATGCAGTAGTGAAGGTAAAAAAAGTATTGAGATTTTaataattactatttttaatattaacagaaaataagagACAAGGTTACAGTTCAGGTTTTAGTGAGAATTAGATAGCTGAAGTAAAAACTATAGTTGTATAATTGCTAGTTAAACTGGCTGTTGGAAGAATAGGGACTTTTTTTTGGTAGGGAGTGTAAAGAACTTCATAATCTTCAGACTCTCGGACTTCTGCAGATCTGCTGTTAACACTAAACTACAACCCAGTTTGATTAGCACAGATCCTTTGTTTTCTATAGAGTTTGTATTAGTGGAGTGTTGTGGCTACTACTATTTATACCCATTTCCAATGAAACTTGTTTCTTGTAGAATTGAATTCCTGCTCTGAATCCAACAGCAACTAATGTATCAGTCCTTAGAACTCTTTGAACTGGAACGCTGTTGGGAGGGTGGTCTTCAATACAGCATAATTCTCAGCAGCATCCCTTTCCAAGGATGGTACTGCTCTAATTTAACAATACCCTGTGAGCTTTATTGTGCTATAATAGACACTGTAAGCAACTttctaaaccttttttttccttgaaaaagtGATTATTACTGCTGAAATACAGTTAATCACTTCTGGGCCTGTTGATTTTGGCTTTGGGACAGGCTTCTGACAATGAGGTTTGCCAAAGAATGGGGCAAAAATGCTGGAATCCAtagagctgctggtgcatggaaTTTTGAGGGATAGGCTCCTGTTGGCACTTCAGTGGAGGAGCTCATTGTGCAGTAGGTCAAACTTTGAACACAATGTCCAAAATTCTCAGCAGGGGCATTGTTGTAGGTCAACTTAATGTGCTCTAAAGGTTCACATAAAGAGGGTGGTATTGGTGTGTGGGTTAGGATGCATTTTCAGGTTCCCCTTGACTCTGACTTAGAAGTGAGGACTTAATATGGAGTGAAGCCAAGGCAGTGATTCACACACTAGGTATCATTTTTGCCAGCTGGTGTTGCTTTACCttggaaagagaggaaattatGTTGCATTTAGTATGAACTGAACTTATCTGGAAAGCCAGTAGAGTTCCCAGTGTGGCGGTTATTGGACTGTTAGCACACATGTGTGATTATGAAGATGAGATGGTTATCAGTCTTAGGAAGAGAAGtgttgaaattttaaaatcttgagtGCTGAAAATAAGATATACTAGTTTTTATGTTAAATGATATGTTGTATTTTCATGATCCCCATTGGCTGATTCTTTCTTTTGGATGCTAAAAGAGATGAAAAGCCACTTActttaatttagaaaacaacTTCCCTGGTgtgcatttaaattattttttaacttgtaGACTTTTGACCATGCAATTACCTGTCACAAAGTGACCAAAAGACTCAAAATAATACTGGATTATGTATTGTAAGCAATTACTCTGACAGCAACAGTTCCCCCTTAGTGAAGCTATTCACTCTCATCTCCACTGCTGGAATTTACCAGCCTTGTGTGAGTGGTATTAACACAATTTAACATGTGGTGTTGCAGAGGTTCAAAATTCCTGAAGTGATGTGGATCTGACATCCCAGAACACCAGAAACAAAGACACTTCTCCAGATGTCTGTGACTTGTAGTTATGGTGTTAAGCTGCTGTCTGCCTGTATCTTGACCCAAAAAAACACTTGGCAAAGCTGAAGGCAGAGGAATGAAGGCAGGGAGGGGTTGGAGCCTGTTTAGGCTGGCTTGATTGCTAAAGACAACATTGTGCAACACCATATTCATCTCTCTGTGTAGCTCTATAGGTGCAGCCATACCCTCCCTGCATGGTGAGCCTTACATTAAGATGCATATGAACACAGTCCTGCACCCCACACTTGAGTGCTTGGACCTCTTGTACCAAGGATCAATTAGCACAGCTGTACCTGCAGTTGTTACTTGAGACCTTGTTTGTGCAGCTGACTGGTTTGGCCTGGAACATTCTCTGCTGTATCTCATTTGGGAACTACATGTTTTGGGAACCAAAGTGCTATATAAGAACTGGTAGGTGAGATTGTCAGGTTAATAGGCAAAATGAGTAGCTAAAGGCATAAAAACATCAATCCAGTTTTTaatgcacctttttttttaatggtgatTTCAAAGTGGGGGAAATGAAACATGAGAGACACCACCAATAAACTAGATTTTAAATGTGTGTACAGCAGAGTGCCTTCTCCTTATCAACAAGCCTATGGAGGAGATCTTGGAATATTGAACTGTGTTACATATCACAGTCCAGCTAATGCAGTCCTGTTTTATGCAAAGTCTTGTTTGAGTGTGTGGCCTTTCATCACTTATTACAGAATCACTTTAACTACAATATAGCTAAGTGAAATGATGGATGTTTGTTGTGTATTACATGTATATTGAACATAAGATACAAAGAATACTTAAATAAGTGGATTTAATCCATTTTAAGATAGTTTATGTACCTTGCCTTGAATTTTATTGCTTGAAACCTAAAAGGTAATTTTAACTTGAACATTCcttctgaaattcaaataaaGGATAGTTTGGTATGTTAAAATCTCATGTAATATACTGCACTTTAAGCCTGGGGAGGCCATGGATTGAAAGCGCTGTTCTTGCACTAATAGAATTGCCTGCCCTGACTGAGACAATGTTTAAATGGCTTTTCTGTCTGGAGAGAGAATAGGGAACCTGAAGGATGGCATCCATCCTTTGAAAATACAGTTAAATCTAAAACTATATGGTTTAGGGTGTTGTTCTCTTCTTACAGATGTTTTGACATTAACTCATCTCAAAAGGTGGAAGGAGTCTTGGCCAAGAACCAGTTTGTGGAGTTTCATGGCTTCACTATGTCCAGTGTGGAAAACTTTCCTGAGTTAATGTGCTGTTAGGGCTGTCTCAGATGATTATTGtagtacagaaaaataatattcttagTAGGGGTAAGGGACCTTTATACTCAACCAGGAGTTGcctttgtatttctgtatttttgtctcTCATCATTCTCTAGAAAGAGGTTATTTCTAAGCAAAATGTCAGGGTTCTACTAAACAACTTGTGCTATCTAAAATTTCATTGATTAGTGTCCAGATCCTTCCTGTACTACATagcaaagttttatttctgccattataaaagaagaaaagactcAATATTTAGACAATTTCCTAGTAGTAACACTTGAGTGAAAATTTACTACATGGTGtactgctttgaaaagaaaatatacttttaaatgtgtgtgcacagagctctgcatgCAGATAAAAAGTGTTTTACCACAGTATGATGTTGGGATGCTTATGCAAATGCTTATTTACTTTCTGATGTTGCAGTGCTGAATGCAGTAGAGATGGTGGTGTTACTTCTCCGTGTGGTTTTAGCCAGTGCAATCTTAGCAATCGTGTGTCTGCATCATCCTGCACAGGGGACAGTTCTAGCTGTAGACATTTTTTagccttttgctttttcagtgttgggtttggttttgctgttgtttttgaggtttggtggtttgttgtttgtggtttatttctctctttttttaaaagttttttattAGGGCTATAAAGACAGCACTTTCTTAAACTTTGCCAAAGTTTGCATCCTTTCTTCTCTCCACCTTTGCCCCTTATAGGTATACACCTATA contains:
- the LOC117003901 gene encoding small integral membrane protein 10-like protein 2A — protein: MAAALSALAARLSQSAAARSYGVFCKGLTRTLLIFFDLAWKLRINFPYLYIVASMMLNVRLQVHIEIH